In bacterium, the genomic stretch AACCCTGCGTTGCAGTTGACGGCGGGGGACTGTGCCGTGGTCAGAGTTTTGTGGTCTCTCAAAGTTTTATCTTGCTATCAAACTTTTGTGGTAATTCTCCCCGCCGCACCTGAACTTTATCGTTAGGTGTATAACTGATATACGAGGAGAGGGTAAATTATACAATGCCAACAATTAAAAATATCCCAGGTCCTTATCGGTTTTTCTTTTATAGCTTCGATTGTTACGAATCCAAACATGTACATGTCCAAAGGGAAAGAATGGTTTGTAAGTTTTGGCTCGAACCTGTTATACTAAGCAAAAACTATGGTTTTTCACCAAAAGAGCTCAATGATATCCGCCAAATTATTCAATCTAATCGAAACAAAATTATGGAGGTATGGAATGAACACTGCGGCTAATTTAATAGAACCACGAATTAGAACTGTTCGTGTCACAGAAGAAGAAATTATTGCTTATCTTGTTGATGGTCGTGTTATTAGCGTACCACTTGTCTGGTCATGGC encodes the following:
- a CDS encoding DUF4160 domain-containing protein, encoding MPTIKNIPGPYRFFFYSFDCYESKHVHVQRERMVCKFWLEPVILSKNYGFSPKELNDIRQIIQSNRNKIMEVWNEHCG